The Horticoccus luteus DNA window GCCACGAGCGCCCGGGAAGGCTTGCACGACCTCGCCACGGCGCCCGACGGGCGGTTGTTTGTCACCTGGCTCGACCTGCGAGAAGGCGCGATGATGGTCTGCGGGGCGGAGTCGGTCGATCACGGCCGGACTTGGAGTAAGAACGAACCTATTTACCGCTCTCCGGACAAGTCCGTCTGCGAGTGCTGCCATCCGAGCGCGACATTCGACGCGCAGGGAAACCTGGCGGTGATGTGGCGCAACTCCATCGCGGGTTCGCGTGACCTATGGATGGCGACACGAGCTGCCGGGGCTCGGGAATTCTCGGTTGCCCGCAAACTCGGCCAAGGGACTTGGAAGATTGCCGGTTGCCCGATGGACGGCGGACGGATCGTCGCTTATGGCCACGGCCGGTTCGGCAGCGTGTGGCAGCGAGCCGGGGAAATCTATTTCACGGCGGACAGCGGCTCAGAAGTCCTGCTTGGCCGCGGCAAACAGCCTGTCGCGGTTGTATGCGACGGGAAGGTCTTCGCCTGCTGGCAGGATGGCCCGAACTTGGTCACGGCCCAACTTGGCCAAGGCGCTGCTGCGAAGCACGCGTCCAATGCGAAATTTGCAACAGCCTTGGCGCTCCCCGGAGGCGGGCTTCTGGTTGCTTATGAGCAGGCGGCCGAGACAAACCCGCCAGGCATTGTGATCGAGCGTTGGTAGGGTTCTTGTAAGTGCGGGCCGACCGAGCTTTCGGGTTTGGCGTGAAATCCCATTTCGGTTGAGGGATTTACGAGAATGCCTTCGTTAAAGAAACGTGCAGACGCTCCCGCAGAGACCAAAGTCAGGAAAAGCCTCTGGTCCGAAGGGGCGAAAACTTTCCATAACGCTGGAGGCGAATAGTGTGCGGGTCTTGGTGGTGGAACGGGAACGCTTTCACCGGTTCCTGGCGGCGCGGCTGGGCGATGCGACTGTGGCGGACGATTTGCTACAGGACAGCCTCCTCGTCGCACTGCGCAAAGGCGGGACCCTGCGTCGGGGTGAGCGGGTGGTCGCTTGGTTTTACCGGATTCTGCGACGGGCGATCGTCGATCACTACCGCCGCCAGGCCCGAGACCGGCTCCGGCTGGATCGCCTCGGCAAAGAACTTCAAGCGACCGAGAGCGACCGGACGTCGCCGCCCCCGGATTGGGAGGCGGTCGTCTGTGCGTGCTTCGTCGGGTTGCTTCCGACGCTGAATCCGCGCTACGCCGACGTATTGCGACGGATGGATCTGCGCTCGGGACGCAAAGCTAGCGTCGCCCGTGAGTTGAATCTCACGGTCGCGACCTTGGATGTCGTGCTGCACCGGGCCCGGGCCCAGTTGCGTGAACGGCTGGAGGTTTTTTGCGGCGCTTGCAGCCGGGAGGGCTGTCTCAACTGTGCCTGTGAGGTCCGCGAACACCGCCGGACAGAAAAAGTGTAAGGAATCGGTCCAGCGACCGTCAGCCAGGTATGAAGCATCATTCTCCCAAGCATTCCCACTCGGATCACGGCCACTCTCACGGGGCGGAGGGCGCAGGCCAAACGGCCCGGGACGGCGGGAATGGCCACGCCGGGTGCCGCCATCACGGTTCCGGCGACCACCGCGAACACCAGCCGAAGGCCGCGGCGGCCTACTACTGTCCCATGTGCGAGGGCGTCGAATCGGATCGACCCGGGGATTGTCCCAAATGCGGCATGGCGTTGGAGCGAAATCCAGCCTATCGCGAGCCCGCCAGGTCCATTTGGACCTGCCCGATGCATCCGCAGATCGAACAGGATCAGCCCGGCGACTGTCCCATTTGCGGCATGGCCCTCGAGCCGAAAGCCGTAACGTCCACGACGGTCGAGGACAGCCATGAACTGCGCGACATGACGCGGCGCTTCTGGGTGGGCGGACTGCTGGCGCTGCCGGTTCTCGTGCTGGGAATGCTGCATGTCGTGCCTGCGCTGCTGCACGTCGTGAATTCGCCGGCGAGCCGCTGGGCGCAGTTTCTCCTTTCGACTCCAGTGGTCCTGTGGGCAGGCTGGCCCTTCTTCGTGCGCGGCGCGAAATCGCTGCGGTCTGGCCATTGGAACATGTTCACACTGATCGCCATTGGCGTAGGCGCGGCCTGGCTCTACAGCGTTGTCGCCTTCTTTGCGCCGGGCTTTTTCCCGCCCTCGATGCGGACGCATGGTGTGGTCGACGTTTATTTCGAAGCCGCTGCCGTGATCGTCGTTTTCGTGCTGCTCGGCCAGGTGCTCGAACTGCGGGCCCGGGCGCGCACGTCGACGGCCATCAAGGCCCTGCTCAATCTGGCTCCCCCGGTAGCACTGCGTCTGACCGCCGAAGGGGATCGCGAAGTCCCGCTCGACGCTGTGCAGGCCGGGGACCGGCTGCGCGTGCGTCCCGGCGCCAAGGTGCCGGTGGACGGCGTGGTCGAGGAAGGTGCGTCTGCTGTCGACGAATCCATGATCACGGGGGAATCGCTGCCGGTCGAAAAGAAAGTCGGCGACCACGTCACGGGCGGCACCGTGAACGCGACTGGGAGCTTCGTGTTTCGGGCCGAGAAGGTCGGCACCGACACGATGCTCGCGCGCATCGTGAACATGGTTGCGGAGGCGCAACGCAGCCGGGCGCCGATTCAGGGCCTGGCGGATAAGGTGGCGGGGATTTTCGTGCCGGCCGTGGTGATTATTGCGGCGGTGACCTTCGTTGCGTGGTTTTTCATCGGCCCCGAACCGCGCCTAGCCCATGCCATCGTGAACGCCGTCGCCGTCCTGATTATCGCTTGCCCCTGTGCGCTGGGGCTCGCGACCCCCATGTCCATCATGGTGGGAGTGGGCCGGGGGGCGCAGGCCGGAGTCCTCGTCAAGCATGCGGAGGCGCTCGAACTCCTTGGCAAGGTGAAGTGGCTGGTCGTGGACAAGACGGGCACCTTGACGGAGGGGCGGCCCCAGCTGGTGGATGTGGTGGTGGCCGATGGCACGGCTGAGACGGATCTCGTGCGGTTGGCCGCCGCGGTCGAGCGAGCGTCGGAGCACCCGCTAGCTGCGGCCATCGTTCGCGGTGCTGAACACCGCGGGATTTCGGTGCCGGAGGCGGCGGACTTTCGTTCGATCACGGCCGGGGGTGTGATGGGCAAAGTGGAGGGGCGGTTGGTCCTCGTGGGGAAAGCCAAGTTTTTGGCGGACCAAGGCGTCCCGTCCGATTCCACCCTGAACGAACGAGCTACCCAACTGCAGTTGGAGGGTAAGACCGCCCTATTTGTTGCGATTGACGGACGGTCCGCAGGGGCGCTCGCCGTGGCTGATCCGATCAAGGCGACGACCCGCGAAGCCATGGCGAATCTCCACGCGCTCGGCATTAAGGTGGTGATGGCAACGGGCGACAATCGTCACACGGCAGCATCCGTCGCACGGCAACTGGGGATCGACCGCTTCGAGGCTGAGGTCGAGCCCGCCCGCAAGATCGCCCTCGTGGAGGAGCTGAAGCGGACCGGAGACCGCGTTGCCATGGCGGGTGACGGGATCAACGATGCCCCGGCGCTTGCGGCTGCCGATGTGGGCCTGGCCATGGGCACCGGCACGGACGTCGCGATGGAAAGCGCGGGAGTGACGCTCGTGAAAGGCGACCTCCGGGGGATTGCGAAGGCGGTGCACCTGTCTCGCGCCACCATGGGAAACATCCGGCAGAATCTCTTCTTTGCGTTCGTTTACAACGCGCTGGGCGTGCCGATCGCCGCCGGGGCCCTCTATCCTGTCTTCGGTTGGCTCCTGAGCCCGATCCTCGCGGGTGCGGCGATGTCCCTGTCATCGGTGTCGGTGATCACCAATGCCCTGCGGCTGCGGCGCATGCGGCTCTAACGGGGACTTGTGCCGCTCCCGTCAACGGACCGATGGACTCCGAGCCGAGCCTGACCGCTACCTCGCCAACGACTTGAGGTGGGCGCTGATCACTTTGATGTCGATCTCGGCGCTGACGACGGTGGCGCGGGCTTTGGCGAGGCGCACCTCGGCTTTCATCAGCTCGCGTTTGAGCGTGTCGAGTTCGTCGGTCGTGGTGCGTGGGTTGCGTGCGGTAGCGGGTGATTCGGAGGTGCCGTTGTTCATGGTGAATTTCTTTGGATTATGAATGCGCCGGTCAGCGGAGTGCTGACCGGCGCCGCTGATTGAAGCGGCTCGCGTGCGCCTGGCACGCGAGCGCGCCTACCGGAAACGGGGGATCACGCCTCCCGAAAGAAAGGGAGCGGCCCGCAGGCCGCTCCCCGTGTGTGACTCAGTTGTTCGCGAACTCGCTCGCGAGACTCCAGAGCGCCTTGTTGAGCTTCTGGCCCTCGCTCAAGCCGCCCACCGCGCGCGTCCGGTTGCGGCGGATGCCCATGCCGGCAGTGTAGCCCATGTAGCGGTCACCGCCTCGGATCAGGTGTTCCTGAACCACATTGAAGGTAGTCCAGAGGTCCGTGGCGGCATCGCCGTATCGCACCGGCGCCAGCAACTTCTCAGGGCTAAGGAGCTTCATGACGGGCTGATCGGCATCCCAACGAAGGCCCGCCGCGCGCCGGGCGAACTCGACGCGGGCGGCCTGCGGGAGCTGAACCGCCTGCCACTTGGCGACGGCCTCCAGCATGCGCGGCGTGTTCTCGGCGACGGACTGTGCTGCCTTGGCGAAAGCGTCGGCGGAAATGTCCACGTGCCGGATCGAGACATGGGCAAAGTCGGCATCCGCGACGGTCAGACCGTTGCGGCACACCAACCGATACAGGCCCGCGGCGAGGCGGCCAAGGTATCACCCAAGCTTCTCCAAGCTGGCGCCGATTTGTCGGATACGGCGATCCGCTCGGGCGAAACCCACCATCTCACCGAACTCGGCCACGCTGTCGAATTGCTCGCGGGACTCGATCCGCGCCGGTTGCGCGGTGCTTCGGTTACGCCGATTGGTGAAGCTGCACGCCTTGGTCTACATGCTCCGGCATCCCCGCGAAGCCTACCGCAGCCGCGAAGTGAGGGCGCATTTCGTCAGATTCGGTCTTCGGATTAGTTCGCTAGACTTCCGGCGCTTCTGCAAACGCCACGGCATCCGGCACGACGAACGCGCCGGCCGTCCTCGGGATCACGCGAGCGCGCGAGCTGCCGGCTAACCAGGGGCCAGGGGCCGGACTCGACCCCAGTTAGGCGCTGGCGGCGTTCGGGGCCGCGCGCGCCGTGGCAAAGCGTCGCAGGGAACGGCGCGCGAAGCTCCGGCGACACCCTCCAAGCCCAGCCCATCTTACGTTGCGCCCCTTCGAAGCTGATCGGGACGGAGACTTGCGCCACGGCAAGGACGGCTGAAATCGCTCGCACCAACAACCTAACGCAGGATCAAGCCGCTACACTTTTGGCGGTTTGATGCTTCGCCCAATTGCCGCACCGACGGCCGCCCCGAAGGCAACGCCGACAGGACCGCCAGCCAATCCAAACAATCCGCCGAGTATCCCGCCCGCCGCGGCGTTGTCGTCACGCATTTTGCCCTTCACGGCTTTCGAGTAGGGGGCGCGACTTGTGCCATTCCATTTTCGCGCGGTTCGGGTGGTGAAATCGCTCTTGTCCCGATTGCAGCGAATACATGCTGGAAACAAGTTGTTGCGATGGTCGGTGCCGCCACATGCGCGGGGACGCGAATGTTCCACTTCCCATGATCCGCGATTCCCGAGAGACGCGTAGTTTTTGAACGACAATTTGCAGTGGCAGATATGGCAATACCCGTCGGTGCGTTCGTAGATGGTGCGGAGCAGGGTGACTTCGTAGGGCATAAGAATCGATTGCTTGGTCAAATCGTCCGGATCGGCGGCGTCATCAGAGTCGGGGAAACAGCAGCAATGTCAGAACTCCGAAAGGGCCGAGTCGCACCGCCTGCTCAACGATCACACAGTTTCGCGGCGATGAGGCCGTGACATGCGCGAACCAGAAGCTTGCGGTTGATGGCGCTTCGAAAACGGGGCTCAGGCCGCCACCCGAAACCGCCTCGTGCGCGGTTCTGGATGCGAAGCCCTCCGGCAGCGCGGTGACTTCGGGTGCATTGCCGTAATCATAGCCAAGTTTTCGCAACATCGGAGAAATCGCGGGCCACGGTCGCTTGCCGGGTCGGAACATCATCGCCGCACACGGCACCGGGCACTCTTCGACGTAACGGATGGCTGTCGCTTGTGCGGAGACGTTGAAGGTGCTGCTTAGATTGAGGAGCCCTTGTAGGCCGGGCTTCTCTTTCGTCGCCGCTTTTCTGAAATCGTGCTGCGGCATCAACAGGTGGGAAGAAAATGTGTTGGCTTCCGTTTCGATCACGGAGTTGCCCGCCTTGTCGATGAACGACCGGTGCGCGGGCACCCGGCCGGATGCGAGTGCGTTCCGGTGCTCGTCGATGAAGTAGTGACCAAGTTCGTGGCCGACGGTGAAGCGTGCTCGGGTTGAACCTGGGTAATCCGTTTCCCGCACGTTGCAGTAAATGTGAAACTGCCCCCTCCGGTGTTCGAGCACGCCGTCAAAAGCGTTCCCATAGTCGCCGGTCGAAAAGGTGATGCCCTGATCCTCGATGAGCGGTGTTGGTTGCACTGGAATGACGCTCCCGACATCCGCAAAAGCGGTTTCAGCGAGGTCGGCGATCCAGCGCCGCCGAGTAACGCTCAACTCCGTGTAGGCCATTAGCGTTTTTTCTTGGCCTTCGCTTCGGCGGCGGCGCGGTGCTCGTCCATCCGCTGGCGGACCTCGGCATCGATCTCGCCGCCGTTACGGGCGGCCAAGGCGAGATCTTTCGCGAGCGCCGCGCTTTCAAACGGAAGGATTTTAGAAGCTTCGACTGGCTGGTCGCTCTTTTTGCCCCGCAAAAACTGTCGAAAGCTATTCACGTCGGGCGTGGGCAGTCGGGAATCGTCGACGGCGGCTTCAATGCGATCGATGTCTTCCGGCGTTTCGGGAAAGGCGAGGCCGTCCTGCTTCATCATGTCGCGCAGGGCACGCTTCGTAGCGGCGAGGGTGGCTTTGTTCGTTGGAATGGGCTTGTTCATGTCTTTCGGGTGCTGACGGGGCATTGGCGGACGAGGGGGATTACTCGTTATCGAGCACGTGTTGCTTCATGCGCTCCAAGAGGCGGGAGCGTTGAGTTCGAAGTGAAATCTTGGTCATACCCAGCTCGGCGCAGAGTGCTTCCAAGACAGCCTTCGGCATGACGGTTTGCCCGGTGCGGCGGTCGTAATACTGCATGGTGTTGTAGAGAATCGCTTGGTCGTGGGGTGCCAGGCCGGAAACGAACGCACGAATGAGTGCGATCCGGCGGTGGGTCGGGGGCTCGGCCGCTTCGGTGTCCACCGGGTCGAGCGCCACGATGGCGCCCACGGTCTCGACATCGAATTCACAACGCTCTTCGCGCTCGGCGTATTCGCTGCGATAGGCGTCGATGCAGACGTTCTTCAGAATACAATAGAGCCAGAACTTGACGTGCTTGGTTTTCTCCGCGTCGGAGAGTTCCTTTTTTAACGGTCCGAACGTCTTCGCCGCGCGGAGAGCTTTCTGGAAGGTTTTCTTAACCAAATCCTCATGATTCTGGCGGTAGAGAAGAAAGCTTTTAGCGCACCAGCCGGTCATCTTTTTGGAGTGGCGCCGATACAACTCGGCCGCGGCGTCTTCGGCCATGATGGGCTCGTCGTCATCGAATCCCATGTAGGTCACCAGGGATTCATCCGTCTCGTTTTCCATGACTACTTTGTTTGCCGCACGTTCGGGAGGCTCTCGCTGAAGTTTTGGGAGGGATAAACCGTTCATCACTACTCTAACGAGAAGGCGTTACAGGGGACCGGCGAAAGGCGGCGTGTAACGGGGTCCCGTTGTAGGGGTGAAGGACAATCAGTCCTCTCTTTCAAACCATTAACCGAGGCAACACTATGTCAGACAAGAATCAACCCAACGCCGGCCCCGATGCCGGTCTCGTCGACGAGGTCGATCTGGAGCAGGTCGCTAAAGCGGGCGGAAAGCCGCCGAAGGCCAAGCGTTACCGCATCCGCATCGACGATCAATACTACGTCGTGAGCCAAGGCTCCATGACTGGCGCCGAGTTGCTGAAACTCGCCAGTAAAACGCCCCCGGAAAATTACATTCTGACCCAAAAGCTCCGGGGGGGCGTGATCAAGACTATCGGCCTGTCGGATGTCGTGGATTTCACCACGCCCGGCATCGAGCGTTTCAACACCCTGCCGCGGCAGGTGCAGGAGGGTTGAAGCCCATGAGGCATGATTTTTCTTTGCCCGAGGAGGACGAGGAAAGCCTCAATGCCTTGGGCATCCCATGGGAAACGATCCGTGACGGGGGCAACCAATGGTTGCTCCTTCACGAGATGCCGTTTCGTGAGGGCTTCAACCATCGCACGGGGTCCGTTGCCGTGCAGATTCCGCCCAGTTATCCGACCGCTGGCCTCGATATGGCCTATTTCTTTCCCCATCTAGCAAGGCTCGACGGGAAGACTATCGGGCAAACTCAGTGCAAGCAGCCGATTGACGGTAAGCAATGGCAGCGGTGGTCCCGGCACTACTCCTGGGTGCCGGGCGTGCACAGCGTCTCAACTCATGTGGTCCTCATCCATCGGTGGCTGGAAGCCGCCACAAACTAATGCTTCGTCAACCCGAGATCATTCTCCGCCTTACGGCGACCCAGCACGACCAACTCAAGCGAACCCTCTTTCCCGGTGACGGCAAAGAATCGGTCGCGGTGGCGCTCTGCGGCACGCATCGTAGCGCCCAACGCACCGTGCTCAGCGTGCATCGGATCAACGCCGTGCCGGACGAAAGTTGCACCGAGCGGAGTGCGGTTTCCGTCGTTTGGCCGACCGAACCACAGGTGCCGCTCTTCTCAGAGGGCGCGAGAAAAAAGATGGTGGTGCTGAAAATTCACAGTCATCCGTCGGGATTTCCCCGGTTTTCTGGCCTGGATGACAAAGCCGACCGTGCCTTGCTCGGGAGCTTGCTCAAGCTCGCGCCGAACGAAATCGGCCATGCGAGTGCCGTGATGCTGCCCGAGGGGAAAATCTTCGCGCGTCTCCTCGGGGGTGAGGGGCGATTTTCGAAAATCGCTCGCGTGGTGGTCGTGGGCGATGAAATCGTCAGCTTTGAGGACAGCCGTTCGATCAAGGGAGCGCTGTTTGATGAAGCCTTCCTGCGGACGCAGCAGGCATTCGGTGCCAGAACGGCTTCGATGCTCTCGAAAATGCGCGTTGGCGTCGTGGGTTGTTCTGGCACGGGGAGCTGGGTCGTCGAAATGCTGTCTCGACTCGGTGTTGGTGAACTCGTGCTCGTTGATCCCGATGTGATCGAGCGGAAGAACCTCAACCGTATCCTCAACAGCGTGGCGAGCGACGCCGCGGCGGCGCGCCCCAAAGTGAAGGTGTTCGCCCGTGCCATCCGACGCCTGGGTCTTGGCACGAAGGTGACGAGTTATCAGACAGACATTCTCCAGCGCAAAGTTGTCCACTCCTTGGCGGGCTGTGATTTTCTGTTCGGTTGCGTCGATTCTGCCGATGGCCGGGACGCGCTGAATCGGGTCGCTGCCTTTTACATCATCCCCTACGTTGATGTGGGTGTGCTCCTGCAAGCGGATGGGAAAGGCAGCGTGCAACAGGTCTGCGCCGCGGTTCACTATTTGATTCCCGACGGCTCAAGCCTCCTCAGCCGCCGCGTCATCACTGCTGAGCAGGTGCGCGCTGAATCGCTACGCCGGCGCTCTCCCGATCAATATGCGGCCTTGCGGAAGGAAGGCTACATTCAGGGCGTAAATGTCGATAGCCCGGCCGTGATCAGCATCAACGGGTTTGCGGCGAGTCATGCGGTGAACGAGATGCTGGCCCGGATTCATCCGTTCCGACGCGATGCCAACGGCGAATTTCGTGCGCAGACTTTTTCGTTGTCTGACGGTGCGTGGTTGAGGATCGAAGACGGTCCGGTATGCCCGTTTCTTAGCAAGCGGACCGGTCGTGGAGATTGTGAGCCGATGCTCGATAACTCGGAACTGTCATGACCAAGAAATTCCTGCGCTGGATCGAACGCCTCTTTCGCACGACCAAGGATAGCGCCGAGGCGTTCCAATGGGCCAAGGTTGAACATTTGCCGACGCCGTTGGCGGAGAAAAAAATTTACGTGCTGGGAGACGACGAATGTGAATGGGCGGCTGCGATGGCCTGTCCTTGCGGCTGTGGATCGACCATTCACCTAAGCTTGGCTCCCGATAGTCGGCCCACTTGGCGCGTGCGGCGTCACCGCAACGGCACGGTCAGTCTCTTGCCCTCGGTTTGGAGAACCGTCGGCTGCCGGAGCCATTTTGTGCTCTACAAGGGCCGAATCTTTTGGTGCCGCAACGAGCCTTTCGAATAGAAAGGCCGCGTGCCTTATGAGGCCGGCGCGGTGAGGCTTGCCGCGCGTTACTTCACTGCCCTGCGGTCATGGTGTTGGTGCTCCCGGGGTTCATGGTGGTCGCCGTGAGGTTGGCGTTTGTCGTCAGAGGGTTAGTGTTGGTCGTCGGAAGGTTTAGGTTTGTCGTCAGAGGGTTAAGGTTTGTCGCCACGAGGTTTGTATTGGTCGCCACGGGGTTAGTGTTTGTCGCCGGAAGGTTAGTGTTGGTCGTCGGAGGGTTAGTTTTGGGCGACGGAGGGTTAGTGTTGGTCGTCCCGAGGTTAGTGTTGGTCGCCACAAGGGTCAGATTGGCACAAAACGCCGGAATAAGGGCTCCGCCCGAAAGCGTCTGTGCCAACGCGTGCGGGAACGTCTTGGCGCCCTCTTCGTGCGTGCGGCAAGTCGGCGATTCGTCGCGGCGACTTCAAAGGCAGCGCGGACGGACCGCCGACGAAAGCGTTCATGCGCGACGCGTGCCGGACGCCCACTACCATGACCCGCCGCCTGGCGGTCGCGATGAGCGAAACGGTTTTCTCCTCCCCGCGGCGGAACGTCGGCCGTTCATTTGCGTGAACCTTCAACGGGGGATACGTTCTCACAACTCTCGGCAACAGAGTGAGTCAGCCGCTTCCCGCCCCTGCTCCGGACCCTTTCCCGTCCCTCATCCGGCCGGCGAAACCCGGCGGCACCGGCGAAAAACGACCCCTCCCTTTACCTATGAAAAAGAAAAACACGCGGCAGCTCGGCATGATCGGATTGGGGCGGATGGGCGGCGCGATGGTCCGGCGCCTCCTCAAGGACGGCCACCGGTGCGTCGTCTTCGACCGCTCGCCCAAGGCCGTCCAAGCGTTGACGAAATTCAAGGCCACCGGCGCGTCCTCCCTCGCCGATCTCGTGAACAAACTTCAGCGACCGCGCGCGATCTGGCTGATGGTCCCGGCGGCAGTCGTCGATGCCACCATCGCCGATCTGACGCCGTTGCTCGATCCCGGCGACATCCTCCTCGACGGCGGCAATTCCTACTACGTTGACGATCTCCGTCGCGCCAAGGAGCTCGCGCAGCAGGGGCTGCATTACGTCGATGTCGGCACCAGCGGCGGAGTGTGGGGCGGCGACCGCGGCTATTGCCAGATGATCGGCGGCGAGGCCGCGATCGTGAAGCATCTCGATCCGATCTTCGCCTCCCTCGCGCCGGGCCGCGGCGATATTCCGCGCACGGCAGGCCGGAAGAAACCGGGCAACACCGCCGAGCAGGGCTACCTGCACTGCGGCCCGAACGGCGCGGGCCACTTCGTGAAGATGGTCCACAACGGCATCGAATACGGCATGATGGCCGCCTACGCCGAGGGCCTCGCGGTGTTGCGCGCGGCGAACGTCGGTCATCAAACGATGAAGGTGAGCGCCGAGACGACTCCATTGCGCCACCCGGCAAACTACCAGTTTGACCTGCCGCTGGATGACATCGCCGAAGTGTGGCGGCGCGGCAGCGTAATCGCATCGTGGCTGCTCGATCTGACGGCCAACGCGCTGGCGGCCGACACACATCTTACGCAGTTCGAAGGGCGGGTGTCCGATTCCGGCGAAGGTCGCTGGACGGTGAAGGCCGCCATCGACGAAGGGGTGCCGGTGCCCGTGCTCAGCGCGGCACTTTACGCGCGGTTCAGCTCGCGCGGGCAAGCGGACTATCAGGACAAAATCCTTTCGGCCCTCCGCTTCCAATTCGGCGGTCACGCCGAGGAGCCCATTCACTGAGAACGCCCCAACCGATGAAATTAAAATCTCCCGCCGCACCGTCCAGGACACCCGACCACGCATCCGGACAACTCGACCCAACCGTGTTCGCCATCTTCGGCGGCGGCGGCGATCTGACGTGGCGGAAACTGATCCCGGCGCTGTTCGACCTCTCGCAGGATCGCAGCCTGCCCGGGAAATTTTCGATCATCGTCATCGATCGCATGAAGCTCGGCGATCGCGCGCTGCGGTCCCGCCTGCGCGACGGCGTCGGACGTTTCTCGCGTTTCGGCAAACCGCCCGCCGCCGCGTGGGACGCGTTCGCCGCGCATGTCTTTTATCAACAGGGCGACTTCAAGGATGCGGGCACCTACACCGCGCTCGGCAAGCGTTGTCTCGCGCTGGAGAAGTCCTGGGGCACCCGTGCGCATCGCATTTTCTATATGGCGACGCCGCCTTCGATGTTTGGCGAGATCCCCAAATATCTCGGACAAGCCGGCCTCGCGCAGGATCGGGAGTGGTCCCGCATCGTCGTGGAAAAACCCATCGGCTACGACCTCGAGTCGGCGCGCGCGCTCAACACGGTGTTGGGCGCCAGCTTCGCGGAGTCCCAGATTTTTCGCATCGATCACTACCTCGGGAAGGAAACGGTGCAGAACATCCTGGCGTTTCGTTTCGCGAATCCGCTGTTCGAACCGCTGTGGAATCGCCGCTATGTGGAGCATGTGACGATCACCGTGGCGGAAGCGGTGGGCGTTGAGCATCGCGGCGGTTATTACGATCACGCCGGCGCGCTGCGCGACATGGTGCAAAACCATCTC harbors:
- a CDS encoding RNA polymerase sigma factor; protein product: MENETDESLVTYMGFDDDEPIMAEDAAAELYRRHSKKMTGWCAKSFLLYRQNHEDLVKKTFQKALRAAKTFGPLKKELSDAEKTKHVKFWLYCILKNVCIDAYRSEYAEREERCEFDVETVGAIVALDPVDTEAAEPPTHRRIALIRAFVSGLAPHDQAILYNTMQYYDRRTGQTVMPKAVLEALCAELGMTKISLRTQRSRLLERMKQHVLDNE
- a CDS encoding DUF932 domain-containing protein, producing the protein MYRLVCRNGLTVADADFAHVSIRHVDISADAFAKAAQSVAENTPRMLEAVAKWQAVQLPQAARVEFARRAAGLRWDADQPVMKLLSPEKLLAPVRYGDAATDLWTTFNVVQEHLIRGGDRYMGYTAGMGIRRNRTRAVGGLSEGQKLNKALWSLASEFANN
- a CDS encoding sialidase family protein; protein product: MKKLASLLLLAGVAFSSNALAGEKTVSRTEVQPATQPQLAADLNGEVWLTYGHAEAILVRRSGDGGETFGEPIKVATLPSLALGMRRGPRIAVHGDHVTITAIGDELVSFHSGDGGRTWSAAVTINDVATSAREGLHDLATAPDGRLFVTWLDLREGAMMVCGAESVDHGRTWSKNEPIYRSPDKSVCECCHPSATFDAQGNLAVMWRNSIAGSRDLWMATRAAGAREFSVARKLGQGTWKIAGCPMDGGRIVAYGHGRFGSVWQRAGEIYFTADSGSEVLLGRGKQPVAVVCDGKVFACWQDGPNLVTAQLGQGAAAKHASNAKFATALALPGGGLLVAYEQAAETNPPGIVIERW
- a CDS encoding E2/UBC family protein; protein product: MRHDFSLPEEDEESLNALGIPWETIRDGGNQWLLLHEMPFREGFNHRTGSVAVQIPPSYPTAGLDMAYFFPHLARLDGKTIGQTQCKQPIDGKQWQRWSRHYSWVPGVHSVSTHVVLIHRWLEAATN
- a CDS encoding multiubiquitin domain-containing protein encodes the protein MSDKNQPNAGPDAGLVDEVDLEQVAKAGGKPPKAKRYRIRIDDQYYVVSQGSMTGAELLKLASKTPPENYILTQKLRGGVIKTIGLSDVVDFTTPGIERFNTLPRQVQEG
- a CDS encoding ImmA/IrrE family metallo-endopeptidase is translated as MAYTELSVTRRRWIADLAETAFADVGSVIPVQPTPLIEDQGITFSTGDYGNAFDGVLEHRRGQFHIYCNVRETDYPGSTRARFTVGHELGHYFIDEHRNALASGRVPAHRSFIDKAGNSVIETEANTFSSHLLMPQHDFRKAATKEKPGLQGLLNLSSTFNVSAQATAIRYVEECPVPCAAMMFRPGKRPWPAISPMLRKLGYDYGNAPEVTALPEGFASRTAHEAVSGGGLSPVFEAPSTASFWFAHVTASSPRNCVIVEQAVRLGPFGVLTLLLFPRL
- a CDS encoding RNA polymerase sigma factor yields the protein MERERFHRFLAARLGDATVADDLLQDSLLVALRKGGTLRRGERVVAWFYRILRRAIVDHYRRQARDRLRLDRLGKELQATESDRTSPPPDWEAVVCACFVGLLPTLNPRYADVLRRMDLRSGRKASVARELNLTVATLDVVLHRARAQLRERLEVFCGACSREGCLNCACEVREHRRTEKV
- a CDS encoding copper-translocating P-type ATPase, translated to MKHHSPKHSHSDHGHSHGAEGAGQTARDGGNGHAGCRHHGSGDHREHQPKAAAAYYCPMCEGVESDRPGDCPKCGMALERNPAYREPARSIWTCPMHPQIEQDQPGDCPICGMALEPKAVTSTTVEDSHELRDMTRRFWVGGLLALPVLVLGMLHVVPALLHVVNSPASRWAQFLLSTPVVLWAGWPFFVRGAKSLRSGHWNMFTLIAIGVGAAWLYSVVAFFAPGFFPPSMRTHGVVDVYFEAAAVIVVFVLLGQVLELRARARTSTAIKALLNLAPPVALRLTAEGDREVPLDAVQAGDRLRVRPGAKVPVDGVVEEGASAVDESMITGESLPVEKKVGDHVTGGTVNATGSFVFRAEKVGTDTMLARIVNMVAEAQRSRAPIQGLADKVAGIFVPAVVIIAAVTFVAWFFIGPEPRLAHAIVNAVAVLIIACPCALGLATPMSIMVGVGRGAQAGVLVKHAEALELLGKVKWLVVDKTGTLTEGRPQLVDVVVADGTAETDLVRLAAAVERASEHPLAAAIVRGAEHRGISVPEAADFRSITAGGVMGKVEGRLVLVGKAKFLADQGVPSDSTLNERATQLQLEGKTALFVAIDGRSAGALAVADPIKATTREAMANLHALGIKVVMATGDNRHTAASVARQLGIDRFEAEVEPARKIALVEELKRTGDRVAMAGDGINDAPALAAADVGLAMGTGTDVAMESAGVTLVKGDLRGIAKAVHLSRATMGNIRQNLFFAFVYNALGVPIAAGALYPVFGWLLSPILAGAAMSLSSVSVITNALRLRRMRL
- a CDS encoding HNH endonuclease, which gives rise to MPYEVTLLRTIYERTDGYCHICHCKLSFKNYASLGNRGSWEVEHSRPRACGGTDHRNNLFPACIRCNRDKSDFTTRTARKWNGTSRAPYSKAVKGKMRDDNAAAGGILGGLFGLAGGPVGVAFGAAVGAAIGRSIKPPKV